The proteins below are encoded in one region of Gambusia affinis linkage group LG07, SWU_Gaff_1.0, whole genome shotgun sequence:
- the si:ch211-220m17.5 gene encoding guanylin family protein, giving the protein MMMESLSLNGLWSHDCLTPGFEHLKGSLRKEKNQTHLAEHLLRTTHRSKKLQNNLLPTTTMKTTFAAVALLVLALGLTSEAVEVEENGLMFSLEAVKRLQELSESRAMTGQLNPRFKASPISLCAEPMLPQELLPLCKQTGGSSSLVRLAAVPMDVCEICAFAACTGC; this is encoded by the exons GGACTCTGGTCACATGACTGCTTGACTCCTGGGTTTGAGCATTTAAAAGGAAGCctgaggaaggagaaaaaccaaacacacttagctgagcatctgctgagaaCAACCCACAGATCAAAGAAGCTGCAAAACAACCTGCTGCCAACTACCACCATGAAGACCACCTTTGCTGCCGTTGCTCTCCTTGTTCTGGCTCTTGGCTTGACCTCTGAGGCCGTGGAGGTTGAA GAAAATGGATTGATGTTCTCTCTGGAGGCCGTAAAAAGGCTTCAGGAGCTATCGGAGAGCAGAGCCATGACCGGCCAACTGAATCCAAGGTTCAAGGCAAGCCCCATTTCACTCTGTGCCGAGCCCATGCTGCCCCAGGAGCTACTGCCCCTCTGCAAGCAGACAGGAGGGTCTTCATCTCTGGTCAGACTGG CTGCGGTTCCCATGGATGTCTGTGAGATCTGCGCATTTGCTGCCTGCACTGGTTGCTAA
- the LOC122833813 gene encoding guanylin-like: MRVLAVVLVLVLCVWRGTLSVRVMVGDRSFPLEAVKQLKELMDLEDNLNSHLTETSTAAVCAHPLLPQVFRPVCQGKGAGIIFSRLVHIIMSPDPCEICANPSCFGCLD; encoded by the exons atgaggGTACTGGCTGTTGTCCTTGTTTTGGTGCTTTGTGTGTGGAGGGGAACTTTGAGTGTGCGAGTCATG GTTGGGGACAGGAGTTTTCCCCTGGAGGCAGTGAAGCAGCTGAAGGAGCTGATGGACTTGGAAGACAACCTTAACTCTCACCTCACAGAGACAAGTACCGCTGCCGTTTGCGCCCACCCTCTCCTGCCTCAAGTCTTTCGCCCAGTGTGCCAAGGGAAGGGAGCGGGAATTATTTTCTCACGACTTG tgcaCATCATCATGTCACCTGATCCTTGTGAGATATGTGCCAACCCTTCCTGCTTTGGATGTCTGGACTAA